In a single window of the Arachis hypogaea cultivar Tifrunner chromosome 6, arahy.Tifrunner.gnm2.J5K5, whole genome shotgun sequence genome:
- the LOC112755667 gene encoding uncharacterized protein has product MAGIAILLDLWRKNQNFGSGLHSPQPFQSSAFFSASAAVGAAASFAAGTTGFASRAFFGSPVAYCDAGAAVSEDYISGLQSASKGIYNNDGSLRYSTTKHYNVELKPLFSAFEFRPLMMTSLRSFLMFYLPLLEPRAEMEDDDFLEEREEQPTDLVVPFKKSVKQIIRETTVVTTRRILERIAVHYVSERMAWKILKDVPKSASRKAARNMPYHVYFYCVSRTTFRGHMLGVAASWIVQVGIDMYRFFKSIFKSPDDEGNNVDKSEQVAILGQRIFVATVRCSSSLIFASIGAGIGAILIRPSLGQWIGCAAGDLAGPVIVAYFADQLFQVKFC; this is encoded by the exons ATGGCTGGAATAGCTATACTTCTAGACCTGTGGAGGAAAAACCAAAACTTTGGCTCTGGTTTGCACTCTCCACAACCCTTTCAGTCTTCTGCCTTTTTCTCTGCCTCTGCTGCTGTTGGTGCTGCAGCTTCCTTTGCTGCTGGTACCACTGGCTTTGCCTCAAGGGCTTTTTTTGG GTCGCCAGTTGCTTATTGCGATGCTGGTGCAGCAGTATCTGAAGATTATATTTCTGGTCTACAAAGTGCTTCTAAAGGGATTTATAATAATGATGGTTCTCTAAGATATAGTACTACCAAACACTACAATGTGGAGCTTAAGCCTCTATTCTCTGCTTTTGAATTTAGGCCTTTGATGATGACATCCCTAAGGTCATTCTTAATGTTCTATTTGCCTCTTTTGGAGCCTCGTGCTGAAATGGAAGATGACGATTTCCTTGAGGAGAGGGAAGAGCAGCCGACTGATCTGGTTGTCCCCTTCAAGAAATCAGTGAAGCAAATCATCCGTGAG ACAACCGTTGTGACGACTAGAAGGATTTTAGAAAGAATTGCTGTTCATTATGTTTCAGAAAGAATGGCATGGAAAATTCTTAAAG ATGTCCCTAAATCAGCTTCTCGCAAGGCTGCGAGGAATATGCCTTATCATGTTTACTTCTATTGTGTTAGCAGAACAACTTTTCGAG GACACATGCTTGGAGTTGCAGCATCATGGATTGTCCAAGTAGGCATTGACATGTACCGGTTTTTTAAATCGATTTTCAAGTCCCCAGATGATGAGGGTAACAATGTTGACAAATCCGAGCAAGTTGCAATTCTTGGGCAGAGAATTTTTGTTGCTACGGTTAGGTGTTCGTCATCTCTAATATTCGCTTCCATAGGAGCTGGCATCGGTGCTATCCTTATTCGTCCATCACTTGGCCAGTGGATTG ggtgtgctgCTGGTGATTTGGCTGGTCCCGTTATTGTAGCATACTTTGCCGATCAACTATTTCAAGTGAAATTTTGCTAA
- the LOC112755668 gene encoding pleiotropic drug resistance protein 1 encodes MEIINNNNNNGISRDGILRSNSSNTWRNNSMDAFSSSERREDDEEALKWAAIERLPTYLRIRRSMINNSEVDIKHMGLTERKILLERLVKIAEEDNEKFLLKLRERMERVGLDIPTIEVRFEHINVEAQVYVGRRALPTLFNFYVNVLEGFFNYLHIIPSPKKPLHILQNVSGIIRPRRMTLLLGPPSSGKTTLLLALAGKLGKDLKKSGRVTYNGHGVEEFVAQRSSAYIGQHDNHIGEMTVRETLAFSARCQGVGHNYEMLSELLRREKEAKIKPDTDVDAYMKAAALEGQQTSVVTDYILKILGLEVCADIMVGDGMIRGISGGQKKRVTTGEMLVGPIKVLFMDEISTGLDSSTTFQIMNSIRESIHILNGTALVSLLQPAPETYELFDDIILLTDGQIVYQGPRQNVLEFFESMGFKCPQRKGVADFLQEVTSRKDQWQYWALKDEPYNFVTVKDFAEGFQLFHIGQKLGDELANPFDKSKSHPSALTTKKYGVNKKELLKACASREFLLMKRNSFVYIFKAIQLVYLAVMTTTLFLRPKMHRDSVLDGGTYLGALFFTITVAMFNGIAELNMTIMKLPVFYKQRDLLFYPAWAYSIPPWILKIPITLVEVFLWEAICYYSIGFDPNFGRVLKQFLVIFCINQMASSLFRLMAGLGRDVIVANTVGSFALLIVLVLGGFVISREDVHKWFLWGYWSSPLMYAQNAIAVNEFLGHSWRKVLPGTNETLGVLVLKSRGLFTESYWFWLGIGALIGYVFLFNFLFTLALQYLSPLRKNQAGLSQEKLLERNASTREEAVQLSTRKSTTEAKVIEEASISSRSLSGRVGDYNNNNSNGRSGRRGMVLPFQPLSLTFDEIRYSVDMPQEMKNQGVFEDRLELLKGVSGAFRPGVLTALMGVSGAGKTTLMDVLAGRKTGGYIEGSITISGYPKNQETFARISGYCEQFDIHSPYVTVYESLMYSAWLRLPHEVDPSTRKMFIEEVMELVELNSLREALVGLPGETGLSTEQRKRLTIAVELVANPSIIFMDEPTSGLDARAAAIVMRTVRNTVDTGRTVVCTIHQPSIDIFDAFDELLLLKLGGEQIYAGPLGRHCSQLIQYFEGIEGVPKIKDGYNPATWMLEVTSAVTEANLNVNFTDVYRSSELHRRNKQLIQELSIPVQGSQDLYFDTQYSQNFLTQCKACLWKQHLSYWRNTSYTAVRLLFTAIIALVFGVIFWDIGFKRRKEQDLFNAMGSMYAAVTFIGVQNGASVQPMIAVERTVFYRERAAGMYSALPYALAQVIIELPHILVEALVYGVIVYAMMGFDWTASKFLWYLFFMYFTFLYYTFYGMMTMAISPNPHVAGILSGGFYAIWSLFSGFIIPLSRIPIWWKWCYWICPVAWTLNGLVTSQYGDNMDKLENGQRIKDFVESYFGFHHDFLGVVAIVVAAFSLLFALIFAFGIKVFNFQKR; translated from the exons AGATTGCTGAAGAAGATAATGAGAAGTTCTTGTTGAAACTAAGAGAAAGGATGGAAAG AGTTGGACTTGATATTCCAACAATTGAAGTGAGGTTCGAGCACATAAATGTGGAAGCACAAGTTTATGTTGGAAGAAGAGCATTGCCTACACTATTCAACTTCTATGTGAATGTTTTAGAG gGGTTCTTCAATTATCTCCACATCATTCCAAGTCCAAAGAAGCCTTTACACATCCTTCAAAATGTTAGTGGAATCATAAGGCCCAGAAG AATGACTCTGTTGTTGGGACCCCCAAGCTCAGGGAAGACCACATTGCTATTAGCCTTAGCTGGAAAACTTGGCAAAGATTTAAAA AAATCAGGGAGAGTAACATACAATGGGCATGGGGTAGAAGAGTTTGTGGCACAGAGAAGTTCAGCGTATATTGGGCAACATGATAATCACATTGGTGAAATGACTGTTAGAGAAACCCTTGCTTTCTCTGCTAGATGCCAAGGGGTTGGACACAACTATG AGATGCTGAGTGAACTTttgagaagggagaaggaagccaAGATTAAACCAGACACTGATGTTGATGCTTATATGAAG GCAGCAGCACTAGAAGGACAACAAACTAGTGTGGTCACTGACTACATTCTTAAG ATCTTAGGGCTTGAAGTTTGTGCTGACATTATGGTAGGAGATGGAATGATAAGAGGAATTTCAGGAGGTCAGAAAAAGAGAGTCACTACAG GCGAAATGCTTGTTGGACCTATAAAAGTGTTGTTCATGGATGAAATATCAACTGGATTGGATAGTTCGACAACTTTTCAGATAATGAATTCGATTCGGGAATCGATTCATATTCTGAACGGAACAGCACTTGTGTCTTTGTTACAGCCAGCACCAGAAACTTATGAATTGTTTGATGATATAATACTTCTAACGGATGGACAAATAGTGTATCAAGGGCCAAGACAAAATGTGCTTGAGTTCTTTGAATCAATGGGATTCAAGTGTCCTCAAAGAAAAGGAGTTGCTGATTTCTTACAAGAGGTGACATCAAGAAAAGATCAATGGCAATATTGGGCACTCAAGGATGAACCATACAACTTTGTAACTGTCAAGGATTTTGCTGAAGGCTTCCAATTATTCCACATTGGTCAAAAACTTGGAGATGAGTTGGCCAATCCTTTTGACAAGTCAAAGAGCCATCCAAGTGCATTGACCACAAAAAAGTATGGTGTAAACAAGAAAGAGCTTCTCAAGGCTTGTGCTAGCAGAGAATTCTTGCTTATGAAACGAAATTCCTTTGTCTACATCTTCAAAGCCATACAA TTAGTTTATTTAGCAGTCATGACAACAACACTATTTCTAAGACCAAAGATGCACCGAGATTCTGTGTTGGATGGAGGAACTTACTTGGGTGCACTTTTCTTCACAATCACAGTGGCAATGTTCAATGGAATTGCAGAACTAAACATGACCATAATGAAACTCCCTGTGTTCTACAAGCAAAGGGACCTTCTCTTCTACCCTGCATGGGCCTATTCTATTCCTCCATGGATTCTCAAGATTCCAATTACACTTGTTGAAGTTTTCCTTTGGGAAGCAATTTGTTACTATTctattggttttgatccaaatttTGGAAG GGTTTTGAAGCAGTTCTTGGTAATCTTCTGCATCAATCAGATGGCGTCTTCGCTGTTTCGGTTGATGGCAGGACTTGGAAGGGATGTTATAGTTGCTAACACTGTTGGTTCATTTGCATTGCTCATAGTTTTGGTCTTGGGAGGATTTGTCATTTCAAGAG AGGATGTGCACAAATGGTTCTTATGGGGCTACTGGTCCTCACCACTGATGTATGCCCAGAATGCCATTGCTGTTAATGAGTTTCTTGGCCATAGTTGGAGAAAG GTTCTTCCTGGTACCAATGAAACTCTGGGAGTATTGGTACTCAAATCTCGTGGACTATTCACAGAATCGTATTGGTTTTGGTTAGGAATAGGAGCTTTGATTGGTTATGTTTTCCTCTTCAATTTTCTCTTCACCTTGGCTTTGCAATACCTCAGTC CATTGAGAAAGAATCAAGCAGGATTGTCCCAAGAGAAATTGCTGGAAAGGAATGCTTCCACTCGCGAAGAGGCCGTTCAATTATCGACACGAAAAAGCACCACAG AAGCTAAGGTTATAGAAGAAGCAAGCATTTCATCCAGGTCACTTTCTGGAAGAGTTGgtgattataataataataatagtaatggcAGAAGTGGAAGGAGGGGCATGGTTCTTCCCTTTCAACCTCTTTCCCTAACTTTTGATGAGATAAGATATTCTGTAGACATGCCACAG GAAATGAAAAATCAAGGGGTTTTCGAAGATCGTCTAGAACTTTTGAAGGGTGTTAGCGGCGCTTTTAGGCCGGGAGTACTAACAGCTTTGATGGGGGTAAGTGGAGCCGGCAAGACTACTCTGATGGATGTTTTGGCCGGAAGGAAAACCGGTGGATATATAGAAGGAAGCATCACAATCTCTGGTTATCCTAAGAATCAAGAAACGTTTGCTCGAATATCCGGATACTGCGAACAATTTGATATCCACTCACCTTATGTGACAGTCTATGAATCTTTGATGTATTCAGCATGGCTTCGTTTACCCCATGAAGTTGATCCTTCAACAAGAAAG ATGTTCATTGAGGAAGTTATGGAGCTTGTGGAGCTTAACTCATTGAGAGAAGCACTTGTTGGATTGCCGGGGGAGACAGGACTTTCGACCGAGCAAAGAAAACGGCTAACAATTGCAGTTGAGCTTGTAGCCAACCCATCAATAATATTCATGGATGAACCAACCTCTGGCCTTGATGCCAGAGCAGCTGCAATTGTAATGAGAACTGTGAGGAACACGGTCGACACAGGCCGGACCGTGGTTTGCACCATTCACCAGCCTAGTATTGACATATTTGATGCCTTTGATGAG CTGTTACTCTTAAAATTGGGAGGGGAACAAATATATGCCGGCCCATTAGGCCGCCATTGCTCACAATTGATTCAATACTTTGAGGGTATTGAAGGAGTTCCTAAGATCAAAGATGGTTATAACCCTGCAACATGGATGTTGGAAGTTACATCAGCAGTAACAGAAGCAAATCTTAATGTCAACTTCACTGATGTGTACAGAAGCTCAGAACTACACCG GAGAAATAAACAACTGATCCAAGAACTTAGTATACCTGTACAAGGTTCACAAGATCTATACTTTGATACTCAGTATTCACAGAACTTTCTAACACAATGCAAAGCATGCCTATGGAAACAACATTTATCATATTGGAGGAACACATCTTATACAGCAGTTAGACTGCTATTCACAGCAATTATAGCTCTAGTATTTGGGGTCATCTTTTGGGACATTGGCTTTAAAAG GAGAAAGGAGCAAGATCTTTTTAATGCAATGGGATCAATGTATGCTGCTGTTACCTTCATTGGGGTGCAAAATGGTGCCTCAGTGCAACCTATGATAGCAGTTGAGAGAACAGTCTTCTACAGAGAAAGAGCTGCTGGAATGTATTCAGCTTTGCCATATGCTCTTGCACAG gTTATTATTGAACTTCCGCATATCTTGGTTGAGGCTCTTGTTTATGGGGTTATAGTGTATGCAATGATGGGGTTTGATTGGACAGCATCAAAGTTCTTGTGGTATCTATTCTTCATGTACTTCACATTCTTATATTACACCTTTTATGGGATGATGACAATGGCGATAAGTCCCAACCCTCATGTTGCTGGTATATTGTCCGGTGGATTCTATGCAATATGGAGCCTTTTCTCAGGCTTCATCATTCCCTTATCG aGAATACCCATATGGTGGAAGTGGTGCTATTGGATATGCCCTGTTGCATGGACACTGAATGGATTGGTGACTTCACAATATGGAGACAACATGGACAAACTTGAAAATGGTCAAAGGATTAAGGATTTTGTGGAGAGTTACTTTGGATTTCACCATGACTTTCTTGGAGTTGTTGCAATTGTGGTGGCTGCTTTCTCACTCTTATTTGCACTCATTTTTGCATTTGGCATCAAAGTATTCAACTTCCAAAAAAGATGA